The following DNA comes from Marinobacter adhaerens HP15.
CATGGCGGATTTAAGGTTGGCTGGCAGTTTCATAATTCAGTACCTCACCAATCTTTCTCAGGGCTGGCTTTAAACTCGCCAGACCGAGGGTTGCCACGACGAAGGCACTTGGAAGCAAAATCTTGCTGCATGGCCTTGTCCTCGATTTTTAAAATGTTTTCGTGCTGACAATTGATGTCGTTTACTTCCGGCATCTTTTCTTCAAAACAGCCGGTTAGAAGGACCGCAACAGAAGCGGCCCCGAGTAATTGAATAGCGTTAATTGATTTCATTGGTCCCCCTTACCAAGAGCGGTCTGGACTGGCGACAAAGCTACCTGCTCGGACTTGCTCTGACGCGGCTTGCTGCTGAGCTTCTTTGTCAGCTTCTGCCTGCATTCGGGTAGCTACGGCGTTTTGCTGAGCAATCAGCAAACTACGAATTTGCAGGAGCTGGTTGGCCTGGTTGCTGGCGAGCTGATTGGCATAACCAATCGCGGCCAGTTGGCCGTCTGCGCTTTGAGCGCCGGATTGCAGGCGGTTAAGTTGTCGGGCATCGGCTTCCAGGTTGTCTTGTTGCTGATCTAAACCCTTAAAAACCGCGTCATTGGCTTTCTTCTGCGATTCGGACGCCAGGCGGCGGTTTTCATCCATTGCCGCCCATTCAGCATCGCTACACCCTGTAGAAGAGAAGCAAGGCGAGCTGCGGTAATAGGCTACGTCCTGGAACTTGCCCAGGTAAGCATCGAGGCTACCAAGTTGGTTTTGGTAATAGGCGATAGTATTGGTCGCCTGGTTCAAATCATTGATGGTTTGCTGCGCCTGGTCCCAAATGTAGGAAGCCGGGGCCATCGTGTTTTGCAGCATGTTTTCATATTGCTGCAACTGAGTTTGGTATTGCTGGATTTGCTTGGCCGTCTGTGCGACCGCTTCCAAAGCGGTCATAATGCTTTGGGTCAGGTTTGCCCCGTCAATTACAGGAATACCAGCTTGAACGGGCTGCAAAGTGCTGGCCGTCATGGCGACGACCAGAGCAACTTTAGCGGCTAAAAATCTTTTCTTCATGATGTTTACTCCTTGGCGTTAATAGTCAAAT
Coding sequences within:
- the trbK gene encoding entry exclusion lipoprotein TrbK — protein: MKSINAIQLLGAASVAVLLTGCFEEKMPEVNDINCQHENILKIEDKAMQQDFASKCLRRGNPRSGEFKASPEKDW
- the trbJ gene encoding P-type conjugative transfer protein TrbJ; translation: MKKRFLAAKVALVVAMTASTLQPVQAGIPVIDGANLTQSIMTALEAVAQTAKQIQQYQTQLQQYENMLQNTMAPASYIWDQAQQTINDLNQATNTIAYYQNQLGSLDAYLGKFQDVAYYRSSPCFSSTGCSDAEWAAMDENRRLASESQKKANDAVFKGLDQQQDNLEADARQLNRLQSGAQSADGQLAAIGYANQLASNQANQLLQIRSLLIAQQNAVATRMQAEADKEAQQQAASEQVRAGSFVASPDRSW